The Patescibacteria group bacterium genomic interval TCCGCCGAACAGGTAGAGGCAGAATAAAACCAATAATACTGTTAAGGAAGTGTTAATGGAACGCGTTACGGTTTGGTTGATTGAATCATTAACTACCTCATCAAATTTTCCGGTATAAAATCTGCCTAAATTTTCTCTGGTGCGGTCAAACACCACAATAGTATCATGAACGGAAAAACCCATAATAGTCAGTAGCGCGGTAATAAACAGGCCATCAACTTCTATGCCGACAAAATGTCCCAGGACGGCAAATAAACCGACGACAATGGTAATATCATGAATCAAAGCTAAAATCGCCGTGATGCCGTATTTCCAGGACTCTACCGGTTTGGACACCTTACGAAAAGCGAAAGCAATGTAAAGGATAATACATAAAGAAGCCACGGCGATGGCCATCCAGGCTTTTTTTTGCAGTTCTTGCCCGATTACCGGGCCGATTGATTCAAATCTTAATTCTTGGGTT includes:
- the secF gene encoding protein translocase subunit SecF; protein product: MKLQIIKNRKYYYLASGVLFVASVLAIIAWGLKPGLDFTGGSLLELSFADNRPQNAEIQEATNHLDLGEVIIQPSGDKNVILKFQNVNEDQHQQVLQSIDEKFPGQTQELRFESIGPVIGQELQKKAWMAIAVASLCIILYIAFAFRKVSKPVESWKYGITAILALIHDITIVVGLFAVLGHFVGIEVDGLFITALLTIMGFSVHDTIVVFDRTRENLGRFYTGKFDEVVNDSINQTVTRSINTSLTVLLVLFCLYLFGGASTKNFTLALLVGILIGTYSSIFIASCLLVDWNIWDKKLKK